In Bacillus sp. NP247, one DNA window encodes the following:
- a CDS encoding YitT family protein, translated as MRLTLFRYFLFFLGLIFFGLGNALAVKVKFLGLHPWEVLNMALYQRFGWTIGTWSVICGLCLVLISLLVDRKYINVGTFLNALLIGPIMDFFLQSNILPNATDYLWINLFILFSGIVITGIGGGMYVAAGIGAGPRDGFMLTISDKTGLSISRARIIVECVVLVIGYMLGGPVFIVTFLYTFIQSPIFQQSFKIFQALLHILHNKNKEQINENI; from the coding sequence ATGAGGCTAACTCTCTTTCGCTATTTTCTTTTTTTCCTAGGATTAATTTTCTTTGGACTTGGAAATGCTCTCGCAGTCAAAGTTAAATTCCTCGGTTTACACCCTTGGGAAGTTTTAAATATGGCCCTCTACCAAAGATTTGGGTGGACCATTGGTACGTGGAGTGTCATATGTGGATTATGCCTCGTTCTCATTTCTTTACTAGTAGATCGAAAATATATAAACGTGGGCACATTTTTAAATGCACTACTTATCGGTCCTATTATGGACTTTTTCTTACAATCAAACATCCTTCCAAACGCTACTGATTATTTATGGATAAACTTATTCATTTTGTTTTCTGGTATTGTAATTACAGGTATTGGGGGCGGTATGTACGTTGCGGCTGGAATTGGTGCTGGACCACGCGATGGATTCATGCTTACTATTTCTGACAAAACTGGACTGTCTATTAGCCGGGCTCGAATCATTGTAGAATGCGTTGTACTAGTTATTGGATATATGCTAGGAGGTCCTGTTTTCATCGTAACTTTTCTATACACTTTTATTCAAAGTCCAATCTTTCAGCAATCATTTAAGATATTTCAAGCACTCTTACATATTTTACATAACAAAAACAAAGAGCAAATTAATGAAAATATATAA
- a CDS encoding alpha/beta fold hydrolase, protein MICRIRDAEVYYEIIGEGKPVLIIHGCAPDHRLMKRCMETVFQKSKGYQRIYIDLPGMGKSNTPDWINSSDCILELLTAFIEKIIPTKDFLLVGESYGGYLASGILSKMFDRVNGLLLVCPVVVAQREKRLLPDKQVIVRDEEFLNALTSTEREEFCELAVVANEYTYKRFKEEIKPGLDIANDGFIERLQKSYSLTLDFQHKKYEKPVLFLAGRQDISVGYQDIVGIIEDYPRATLAVLDMAGHNLQIEQPELFESLVSEWVRRTAQQSS, encoded by the coding sequence ATGATATGCCGGATTAGGGATGCAGAAGTATACTATGAAATCATTGGAGAAGGAAAGCCAGTACTTATCATACATGGGTGTGCTCCTGACCATAGATTAATGAAGAGATGTATGGAAACAGTGTTTCAGAAGTCTAAAGGATATCAGCGAATTTATATTGATTTACCTGGAATGGGAAAATCGAATACCCCAGATTGGATAAATAGTTCAGATTGTATATTAGAACTGTTAACTGCATTTATTGAGAAAATCATCCCAACTAAAGATTTTTTACTAGTAGGAGAGTCTTACGGGGGATATTTAGCTAGCGGGATACTTTCAAAGATGTTTGATAGAGTTAATGGATTATTGTTAGTATGTCCTGTTGTTGTAGCGCAACGAGAAAAAAGGCTTCTTCCAGATAAACAGGTAATTGTAAGAGATGAAGAATTTTTAAACGCGCTTACTTCAACCGAAAGGGAAGAATTTTGTGAATTAGCAGTGGTTGCGAATGAGTATACATATAAGCGTTTCAAAGAAGAAATTAAGCCTGGGCTAGATATTGCTAATGATGGGTTTATTGAAAGATTACAAAAGAGTTACTCTCTTACTTTGGACTTCCAGCATAAAAAATATGAGAAACCCGTTCTTTTTTTAGCTGGAAGACAAGATATATCGGTAGGTTATCAAGATATTGTAGGAATCATTGAAGATTATCCAAGAGCAACATTAGCGGTATTAGATATGGCGGGACATAATTTGCAAATTGAACAACCTGAATTATTTGAGAGTTTAGTTTCGGAGTGGGTTAGACGAACTGCTCAGCAAAGTTCATAA
- a CDS encoding DNA-3-methyladenine glycosylase codes for MTAEYNSTLTLAAPKEFNFQENLRYLSRSNNECMFHIEDNKIYKVIPVEHVNPLVEISINTDGNIQIRFLGESYNSEKWVCDAVVNYVKEWFDLTTDLAPFYTLAKHDPLLQGPIQEYYGLRTLGIPDLFEALSWGIIGQQINLAYAYTLKRRLVEQFGSYVKWNDRKHRIFPSPETIANLHVEDLKKLKMTTRKCEYLIGIAKLITEGKLSKESLLQTQDVKLAEKQLTAIHGIGPWTAHYVLMRCLRFPSAFPIDDVGLHNAIKFIKGSENKPTKNEIKNFATNWINWESYATFYLWRVLY; via the coding sequence TGACAGCAGAATATAATAGCACATTGACTTTAGCAGCTCCAAAAGAATTTAATTTCCAAGAAAACTTACGCTATCTATCACGTTCTAACAATGAATGTATGTTTCACATTGAAGATAACAAAATTTATAAAGTCATCCCTGTTGAACATGTAAATCCTTTAGTTGAAATTAGTATAAATACTGACGGAAATATTCAAATACGTTTTTTAGGAGAATCCTATAACTCTGAAAAATGGGTATGCGATGCTGTAGTTAACTATGTAAAAGAGTGGTTTGATTTAACTACCGATTTAGCTCCCTTTTATACATTAGCTAAACATGACCCACTCCTTCAAGGTCCTATTCAAGAGTATTATGGGCTTCGCACATTAGGTATTCCAGATTTATTTGAAGCACTTTCCTGGGGAATTATCGGTCAACAAATTAACCTCGCATATGCTTATACGCTAAAAAGAAGATTGGTTGAACAATTTGGAAGTTACGTAAAATGGAACGATAGAAAACATAGGATATTTCCATCACCTGAAACAATTGCAAATTTACATGTAGAGGATCTTAAAAAATTAAAAATGACGACTAGAAAATGTGAATATTTAATCGGTATTGCGAAGCTTATTACAGAAGGGAAACTATCAAAAGAATCATTACTACAAACACAAGATGTAAAGCTTGCTGAAAAACAATTAACCGCTATCCATGGTATAGGACCATGGACTGCCCACTATGTTTTAATGCGCTGTTTACGCTTCCCTTCAGCCTTTCCAATTGATGATGTTGGTCTACATAATGCAATTAAATTTATAAAAGGTTCCGAAAATAAACCGACTAAAAATGAAATAAAAAACTTTGCGACAAATTGGATAAATTGGGAATCTTATGCGACTTTTTATTTATGGCGCGTGCTATATTAA
- a CDS encoding histidine phosphatase family protein: MNTYIYMVRHGESPKLEGNERTRGLTEKGILDAHRVTEILETEGIDTFISSPYKRAMLTIEKSANYHEKEIVVYENLKECRFLSEDKIISDKEVYPLVKKMFSNPDFTLTGGESYVDCQRRVVKILKEILMDFQGHKIVVGTHGLVMTLMMNYFDNQYGLEFLMNTSKPDVYKLEFKDEQLINVERLWREE; the protein is encoded by the coding sequence ATGAATACATATATCTATATGGTTAGGCATGGTGAATCGCCAAAATTAGAAGGAAATGAAAGAACACGTGGATTAACTGAGAAGGGAATTTTAGATGCTCATAGAGTAACTGAGATATTAGAAACAGAGGGAATTGATACTTTCATTTCAAGTCCGTATAAGAGGGCTATGTTAACGATAGAAAAGTCAGCTAATTACCATGAAAAAGAAATAGTAGTATATGAAAATCTCAAAGAGTGTAGGTTTTTAAGTGAGGATAAGATTATATCAGATAAGGAAGTGTATCCACTCGTAAAGAAGATGTTCTCTAATCCAGATTTCACACTAACTGGAGGAGAATCGTATGTGGATTGTCAGAGAAGAGTAGTGAAAATATTAAAAGAAATATTAATGGATTTTCAAGGACATAAAATTGTAGTTGGTACACATGGGCTTGTAATGACATTGATGATGAACTATTTTGATAACCAATATGGGCTTGAATTTTTAATGAATACATCAAAACCAGACGTATATAAGCTAGAATTTAAAGACGAGCAATTAATAAATGTAGAGAGATTATGGAGAGAAGAATGA
- a CDS encoding VOC family protein: MMKWVKFRIARPTDKFEEVIAFYGKGLGLKRIGEFYDHEGYDGIMFGLPDEEYHLEFTRHIDGSPCPAPTKDNLLVFYMREDSEMKKVSERLHAMGYDEVEPENPYWKDKGITIEDPDGWRIVLMQIEE; encoded by the coding sequence ATCATGAAATGGGTGAAGTTTAGAATAGCACGTCCAACTGATAAATTTGAAGAGGTTATAGCATTCTATGGAAAAGGGTTAGGTTTAAAACGTATAGGTGAATTCTACGATCATGAAGGCTATGATGGGATCATGTTTGGTCTACCAGATGAAGAGTATCATTTAGAATTTACAAGACATATAGATGGGAGCCCTTGTCCGGCTCCGACAAAAGACAATTTACTTGTATTTTACATGCGTGAAGATAGTGAAATGAAAAAAGTGAGTGAAAGGCTGCATGCAATGGGATACGATGAAGTAGAACCAGAAAATCCATATTGGAAAGATAAGGGGATAACGATAGAGGATCCGGATGGTTGGAGAATTGTATTGATGCAAATAGAAGAATGA
- the pepT gene encoding peptidase T has translation MKQELIERFTRYVKIDTQSNEESHTVPTTPGQIEFGKLLVEELKEIGLSEVTMDDNGYVMATLPANTDKDVPVIGFLAHLDTATDFTGKNVKPQIHENFDGNAITLNEELNVVLTPEQFPELPSYKGHTIITTDGTTLLGADDKAGLTEIMVAMNYLIHNPQIKHGKIRVAFTPDEEIGRGPAHFDVEAFGATFAYTMDGGPLGGLEYESFNAASAKLTFRGTNTHPGTAKNKMRNASKLAMEFNGYLPVEDAPEYTEGYEGFYHLLSLNGDVEQSKAYYIIRDFDRNHFEARKNNIKDIVKNMQEKYGEDVVVLEMNDQYYNMLEKIEPVREIVDIAYEAMKSLNIEPNIHPIRGGTDGSQLSYMGLPTPNIFTGGENYHGKFEYVSVDTMEKAVQVIVEIARRFEEQA, from the coding sequence TTGAAACAAGAACTAATTGAAAGATTTACGAGATATGTAAAGATTGATACACAATCAAATGAAGAAAGTCATACAGTGCCTACAACACCAGGACAAATTGAATTTGGTAAGTTACTAGTGGAAGAGTTAAAAGAGATTGGATTATCAGAAGTGACGATGGATGATAATGGTTACGTAATGGCAACACTGCCTGCTAATACAGATAAGGATGTTCCTGTAATCGGCTTTTTAGCTCATTTAGACACAGCAACAGACTTTACGGGGAAAAACGTAAAACCACAAATTCATGAAAATTTTGATGGTAATGCAATTACGTTAAATGAAGAGCTAAATGTTGTGTTAACACCAGAGCAGTTCCCGGAATTACCATCATATAAAGGACATACCATTATTACAACTGATGGTACAACACTTCTAGGAGCAGATGATAAAGCTGGTCTTACAGAAATCATGGTCGCAATGAATTATTTAATACATAATCCGCAAATTAAGCATGGAAAAATAAGAGTAGCATTCACACCAGATGAAGAGATTGGTCGTGGGCCAGCTCATTTTGATGTAGAAGCGTTTGGTGCAACGTTTGCTTATACGATGGACGGAGGTCCATTAGGCGGTTTAGAATATGAGAGTTTTAACGCTGCAAGCGCTAAATTAACTTTTAGAGGGACAAATACACATCCTGGAACAGCGAAAAACAAAATGCGTAACGCAAGTAAACTTGCTATGGAGTTTAATGGGTATCTACCGGTAGAAGATGCACCAGAATATACGGAAGGTTATGAAGGATTCTATCATTTACTTTCTTTAAATGGTGATGTTGAGCAAAGTAAAGCTTACTATATTATTCGAGATTTTGATCGTAATCATTTTGAAGCGCGTAAAAATAACATTAAAGATATTGTGAAAAACATGCAAGAGAAGTACGGTGAAGATGTGGTCGTTTTAGAAATGAATGATCAATACTATAACATGCTTGAAAAAATTGAACCAGTGAGAGAAATTGTTGATATTGCATATGAAGCGATGAAAAGTTTAAATATCGAACCGAACATTCACCCGATTCGCGGTGGAACAGATGGATCACAATTATCATATATGGGATTACCGACGCCAAATATTTTCACTGGTGGTGAAAACTACCACGGTAAATTTGAATATGTTTCGGTAGATACTATGGAAAAAGCTGTTCAAGTTATTGTAGAAATCGCAAGACGATTTGAAGAACAAGCCTAA